ACAGAATGCGCCGGTGAACGGGTTTGAGCCCGTCGCGCACGTCCGGGATGGCGCGCCCGATGATGACGGAAAGCGAATATTCGAGATAGCTTTTCTTCAGTTCGCTTTCAATGGTGATCGTGTCGCTCATTCTCCCTCCGGGTAGTCCGCGGAAACCTTCCGCGGCGAAGGCCGGTTTCGGCCTCCGAGGTATCAAAACAATGCGCCGTCCGTCTTGCGGAACGGCAAAATATCACGCGACGCACGGCGGACGGAATGCCGCCGCGCGCCTCAGTCCGTTAGATGTCCAGCTCCTGGACGGCCAGAGCGTTGCGTTCGATGAACTCGCGCCTCGGCTCCACGTTGTCGCCCATGAGGTCCGAGAAGATCGCGTCGGCCGCGGCCGCATCCTCGATGCCGACCTGAAGCATGGACCGCTTTTCCGGATTCATGGTGGTTTCCCAGAGCTGTTCCGGGTTCATTTCACCCAGACCCTTGTACCGCTGGATGTTCCACCCCTTGTGCGCCTCGGCAATCACCTCGTCGTACAGATGGAACAGGCCGGAGATCTCGCGCTCCTCTTCTCCGGAGATCAGGCTGAACCTGTAGCCGCCGCATTCCTCGCGGAACTTTTCCAGCGCCATGTAGGCCTGCTTGTAGAGCTTGGAATGGAAGAACTCCATGGCCAGACGCTTGCGGTGACCGTTCTCGTTCTCGAAGGTCACGTAGGTGCGGTCCTTTTCGGCCTCGTCGTCGTGCTCCACCTCGATCTCGGTCCTGAAGCCGTGTTCGAGAAAATCCTTCTTGAACTCCTCGGCGTCATGCCTGTCGAAATGCGTGAAGCTGATGCGCACCTTGTAGTTGATCAGGGCCATGTACAGGCCGCGTTCGATGCCGGCCAGCTCGGCCTCGGACATCTTGCCGCGGATGGCGCGAATCTCTTCCATGAGTCCGAGCAGTTCCTCGCCCGTGAACTCCCGGCCATTGGTGGCTTTGGCGCGGATGTCGGCTCCGGCCCGGGAAAGCAGGAAATCGTCCAGCTCCTCGTCGTCCTTGATGAACTTCTCGAACTTGCCCTTGTGCACGCGGTACAGGGGCGGCTGGGCAATGTACAGGTTGCCTCGATCGATGAGGTCCGGGTACTGGCGGAAGAAGAAGGTCAGCAGCAGGGTGCGGATATGCGATCCGTCGACATCGGCGTCCGTCATGATCACAACCTTGTGATACCGCAGCTTGTCGTAGTCCTTTTCGTCGTCCCCGTTGCCGATGCCGATGCCCATGGCCGTGATCAGGGCCCGGACTTCCTTGTTGGACAGCATCTTGTCGAAGCGGGTCTTTTCCACGTTCAGGATCTTGCCTCGCAGGGGCAGGATGGCCTGATGCTTGGGGTCGCGGCCCTGCTTGGCCGAACCGCCTGCGGAATCACCCTCGACGAGGAAGATTTCGGAATCCTCGGGATTCTTGGACTGGCAGTCCGCGAGCTTGCCCGGCAGGGAATTGTCGGACAGCGCGCCCTTGCGCCGGACCAGATCGCGGGCCTTTCTTGCGGCCTCGCGTGCCCGGGCCGCGTCCACCACCTTCTCGATGATGGTCCGCGCTTCCTTGGGATTCTCCTCGAAAAACGTGTTCAGCTTCTCGTACATCAATGCCGCGACCAGACCGGCGGCCTCGGAATTGCCGAGCTTGGTCTTGGTCTGGCCCTCGAACTGCGGATCGGGCAGCTTCACGGAAATGACCGAGGTCAGGCCTTCGCGCACGTCGTCGCCGGACAGCTTGGCCACCAGCTTCTTGGGCAGGTCGGCCGACTGCACGTAGTTGTTGATGGCGCGGGTCAGTGCGGTCTTGAAACCGGCCAGATGCGTGCCACCCTCGATGGTGCGGATGTTGTTGGCAAAGGTGTGCGTGTTTTCCTTGTAGGCCGTGGTGTACTGAAGCGCGAATTCCAGAATGATGTTCTCGGACTCGCCCTGACCGTAGATGATCTCGCCGATGGTGTTCTGGCCCGAGTTCAGGTCGCGCACATAGCTCTTGATGCCACCCTCGAACTTGTAGACCTCGCGCTCGCCGGACCGCTCGTCCTTGAACTCGATCTCCAGACCGGAGTTCAGGTAGGCCAGCTCCTTGAAGCGCTTCTTCAGGGTCTCGAAGTCGAACTTGTTGACCTCGAAGATTTCCTCGTCCGGACGGAAGCGCTGTGTGGTGCCGGTGGAGTGGGCCGGGCCGACCTCCTCCAGAGCCGTGGTGGGCCGACCGCGTTCGAACGTCATGCGGTGAGTGGTGCCGTCGCGCTTGACCGTGGTTTCCA
Above is a window of Pseudodesulfovibrio tunisiensis DNA encoding:
- the gyrB gene encoding DNA topoisomerase (ATP-hydrolyzing) subunit B gives rise to the protein MSENKYTAESITVLEGLEAVRKRPAMYIGSTDIRGLHHLVYEVIDNSIDEAMAGYCDKIKVTLHMDNSCTVSDNGRGIPVEIHPKEGIPAVQLAMTTLHAGGKFDNDSYKVSGGLHGVGVSCVNALSEFMETTVKRDGTTHRMTFERGRPTTALEEVGPAHSTGTTQRFRPDEEIFEVNKFDFETLKKRFKELAYLNSGLEIEFKDERSGEREVYKFEGGIKSYVRDLNSGQNTIGEIIYGQGESENIILEFALQYTTAYKENTHTFANNIRTIEGGTHLAGFKTALTRAINNYVQSADLPKKLVAKLSGDDVREGLTSVISVKLPDPQFEGQTKTKLGNSEAAGLVAALMYEKLNTFFEENPKEARTIIEKVVDAARAREAARKARDLVRRKGALSDNSLPGKLADCQSKNPEDSEIFLVEGDSAGGSAKQGRDPKHQAILPLRGKILNVEKTRFDKMLSNKEVRALITAMGIGIGNGDDEKDYDKLRYHKVVIMTDADVDGSHIRTLLLTFFFRQYPDLIDRGNLYIAQPPLYRVHKGKFEKFIKDDEELDDFLLSRAGADIRAKATNGREFTGEELLGLMEEIRAIRGKMSEAELAGIERGLYMALINYKVRISFTHFDRHDAEEFKKDFLEHGFRTEIEVEHDDEAEKDRTYVTFENENGHRKRLAMEFFHSKLYKQAYMALEKFREECGGYRFSLISGEEEREISGLFHLYDEVIAEAHKGWNIQRYKGLGEMNPEQLWETTMNPEKRSMLQVGIEDAAAADAIFSDLMGDNVEPRREFIERNALAVQELDI